A region from the SAR324 cluster bacterium genome encodes:
- a CDS encoding glycine/sarcosine/betaine reductase selenoprotein B family protein, producing MLDSIWNLKIELILPISVFAATTNYYPSFRVITQILSFLSLRLFKSTIVRELWSKNHREFKFNTGPWTPLQKPIKESQICLITSGGLHLTTDHPFDMGDPNGDPTFRTIPLDSDQNKWQITHNYYDHADAERDWNLIFPLERLLELRSFGKIGSLSPNHYSLMGHITGPHLPTLLHQTAKELADRLRDEHTDLALLVPA from the coding sequence ATGCTGGATTCTATTTGGAACCTGAAGATAGAATTAATTCTGCCTATCTCAGTCTTCGCTGCTACTACTAATTACTATCCTAGTTTCCGAGTGATCACACAGATTTTGTCCTTCCTTTCGCTTCGGTTATTTAAAAGCACAATAGTCCGTGAACTCTGGTCAAAAAACCATAGGGAGTTTAAGTTTAATACTGGGCCCTGGACACCACTACAGAAGCCTATTAAGGAATCTCAGATATGCTTGATCACTTCGGGGGGACTTCATCTCACTACAGATCACCCTTTTGACATGGGTGACCCCAACGGGGATCCCACTTTCCGTACTATTCCTTTAGACTCTGATCAAAATAAATGGCAGATCACACATAATTACTACGATCATGCGGATGCTGAAAGAGATTGGAACCTTATTTTCCCTTTGGAGCGACTTCTTGAATTAAGAAGTTTTGGAAAAATTGGTTCTCTTTCTCCCAACCACTACTCTTTAATGGGACACATCACTGGTCCTCACCTACCAACTTTACTTCATCAGACTGCAAAAGAGCTGGCAGATCGTTTACGAGATGAGCACACAGATTTGGCGCTTCTTGTGCCAGCTTGA
- a CDS encoding PD-(D/E)XK nuclease family protein has protein sequence MGILRNEFSWSKSRNETLQSCPRRYWFHYYGSWGGWDWQSDPRIREIYVLKQLHNRFAWIGVQVHKVLEELLHHLRKSKSLPNYQSVAENLRNRLRQDYRDSRDAKYRLRPKRFMGLVEHEYQLPVNDEEWRALATQAQTCVENFYHLPMLNQLKNLDYSKWLELEELNSFQIDGCKIWVSLDACYRSDDQIVLLDWKTGKSDEADHSLQMGIYAMYTSEKWGIQPDQILLKEVFLATGETREYNSKSLDLEGVQNYVKESIQQMQTLLSRPEQNHAEESNFSFTDDTTQCAQCNFRKVCPKWHAGDSE, from the coding sequence ATGGGAATATTGCGCAATGAATTCAGTTGGTCGAAGAGTCGAAATGAGACGCTTCAAAGTTGTCCCAGGCGCTACTGGTTTCATTATTATGGTTCTTGGGGAGGTTGGGACTGGCAGTCTGATCCCAGAATCAGAGAAATCTACGTCCTAAAACAGCTTCATAATCGATTTGCTTGGATCGGTGTTCAGGTTCACAAAGTTCTTGAGGAACTATTGCATCACCTAAGGAAATCAAAATCACTTCCAAACTATCAGAGTGTAGCTGAAAATCTCCGAAATCGGTTGCGCCAGGATTATAGAGACTCAAGAGATGCGAAGTATCGGCTTCGGCCCAAGCGATTTATGGGGTTGGTTGAGCATGAATACCAACTGCCCGTCAATGATGAGGAGTGGCGAGCCTTAGCCACACAAGCTCAAACCTGTGTGGAGAACTTCTATCACCTTCCTATGCTCAATCAATTGAAAAATCTAGACTATTCCAAATGGTTAGAACTAGAGGAGTTGAACTCTTTTCAAATCGATGGATGCAAAATTTGGGTTTCCCTTGATGCCTGCTATCGCAGTGATGATCAAATCGTTCTACTGGATTGGAAAACTGGCAAATCTGATGAAGCTGACCATTCACTTCAGATGGGTATATATGCGATGTACACATCAGAAAAATGGGGAATCCAACCCGACCAAATCCTTCTTAAAGAAGTCTTTCTCGCAACTGGGGAAACTAGGGAATACAACAGTAAATCTCTGGACCTCGAAGGTGTTCAAAACTACGTCAAAGAGTCTATTCAGCAAATGCAAACCTTACTGAGCAGACCAGAACAAAATCACGCCGAAGAAAGTAATTTCAGCTTTACGGATGACACCACCCAGTGTGCTCAGTGTAATTTTCGCAAGGTATGTCCTAAATGGCATGCTGGTGATTCAGAATAA
- a CDS encoding FKBP-type peptidyl-prolyl cis-trans isomerase, with the protein MTETTEVTEPPKKKHSLVTALLMMGLGGFLVFNYIFSDMFPSEEEKQARAAAAQAVIDEGQAYLKENAAKSETTVTASGLQYQIVEEGTGAQPQLQDRVVVNYIGRLVNGQVFDSSYARGEPLNIPVNRVIPGWTEALQLMSVGSKWQLVIPSNLGYGANGAGDLIPPHSTLIFDVELVSIDN; encoded by the coding sequence ATGACCGAAACAACAGAAGTTACGGAGCCTCCCAAGAAAAAGCATAGTTTAGTAACTGCACTCCTGATGATGGGCTTGGGTGGTTTTTTGGTTTTTAACTATATTTTTAGTGATATGTTTCCCAGCGAAGAAGAAAAGCAAGCTCGAGCTGCCGCTGCTCAAGCCGTTATTGATGAAGGTCAGGCTTATCTGAAAGAGAATGCCGCCAAATCCGAGACCACCGTTACTGCCAGTGGCCTCCAGTACCAGATTGTTGAAGAGGGTACTGGAGCCCAACCCCAACTTCAAGACAGGGTTGTTGTCAATTACATTGGCCGACTGGTAAACGGTCAAGTATTTGACAGTTCATACGCACGTGGTGAGCCACTCAACATCCCTGTAAATCGCGTAATTCCTGGTTGGACTGAAGCTTTGCAGTTGATGAGCGTCGGTTCTAAATGGCAGTTAGTGATCCCATCCAATCTAGGATATGGAGCCAATGGAGCCGGTGATTTAATTCCCCCTCACTCCACTTTGATCTTCGATGTAGAGTTGGTTTCCATCGACAACTGA
- a CDS encoding NAD(P)/FAD-dependent oxidoreductase, which translates to MKEQPVLILGAGIAGLCCAIHLHQAGRRVRILEASDGIGGRVQTDKVDGFLLDRGFQVFLTEYSEARRMLRYRGLQLKAFYPGALVRWCSDFHLMADPFRKPHHLPWTLRSKLSSIGDGLQLMRWRSQLSSMSLHEIFSKPEIQTCEYLEKAGFSKKFIDAFLRPFFAGVFLDPKLETSSRMLEFTYKTFASGRVTLPAQGMQAIPDQLARDLPKGTIELESPVQKIEDQSVTLASGDVVEGSAVVIASSAAEAYRLMGWTSPPEFQSTYCLYFEANEVPHTKHPILMLNGDGVGPINHLVVNSRVSRSYAPDGKDLVSVSVLQGYENQQDLEKAVRDQLLDWFGKTTENWRMIRCYDLPQALPQQRPPALQFTEKTVKVNERLFICGDHREHSSLQGAMRSGRRAANAILSDL; encoded by the coding sequence ATGAAAGAACAACCCGTCCTGATTCTTGGCGCTGGAATTGCGGGCCTTTGCTGTGCGATCCATTTGCACCAAGCTGGCCGGAGGGTTCGAATACTTGAGGCTTCTGATGGAATCGGAGGACGCGTCCAAACTGATAAAGTGGATGGTTTTTTGTTGGATCGTGGCTTCCAAGTCTTCCTTACTGAATATTCTGAAGCTCGCAGAATGCTGAGGTACCGAGGGCTCCAACTGAAGGCTTTCTATCCAGGAGCTCTAGTAAGATGGTGCAGTGATTTTCATCTCATGGCAGATCCTTTTCGAAAGCCTCATCATCTTCCATGGACCCTCCGATCTAAGCTCAGTTCAATTGGTGATGGTCTACAGTTGATGCGTTGGCGCAGCCAGCTTTCATCGATGAGCTTGCATGAGATCTTTTCAAAGCCAGAAATTCAAACTTGTGAATACCTTGAAAAAGCTGGTTTCTCAAAAAAATTCATTGATGCCTTCCTAAGGCCTTTTTTTGCCGGTGTGTTTTTGGATCCGAAGTTAGAAACATCTAGTCGGATGCTTGAATTCACCTATAAAACTTTTGCATCTGGACGGGTAACTCTTCCTGCTCAGGGCATGCAAGCCATCCCAGATCAGTTGGCTAGAGACCTACCTAAAGGTACGATTGAACTGGAGAGCCCTGTTCAAAAAATCGAAGACCAAAGCGTAACTCTTGCGAGCGGGGATGTTGTCGAAGGTTCTGCTGTAGTGATTGCTTCATCTGCTGCTGAAGCATATCGGCTGATGGGATGGACAAGCCCTCCAGAATTTCAATCGACGTACTGTCTGTATTTTGAGGCTAATGAAGTTCCGCACACTAAACATCCGATTCTCATGCTGAATGGAGATGGAGTCGGCCCAATTAATCACTTGGTGGTGAACAGTCGTGTGAGCAGAAGTTATGCGCCAGACGGCAAGGACTTAGTATCTGTTTCCGTCCTACAGGGTTATGAAAATCAGCAAGATTTGGAGAAAGCAGTCCGTGATCAGTTGTTAGATTGGTTTGGAAAAACAACAGAAAATTGGCGCATGATCCGCTGCTACGATCTACCTCAAGCTCTTCCTCAACAAAGACCTCCTGCGTTGCAATTCACTGAAAAAACCGTCAAAGTCAATGAACGGTTATTCATCTGCGGAGATCACCGTGAACATTCATCCCTACAGGGTGCTATGCGATCAGGTCGACGTGCAGCCAATGCTATCCTTAGTGACCTGTAA